ATATCGTCGCCGACAAGCCGCGCGGAACGACGCCCTATAAATTCCCGGATATTTGCCCCGCCTGCGGTTCCCACGCGGTGCGCGAGGAAGGCGAGGCGGTGCGGCGCTGCACGGGCGGGTTGATCTGCCCGGCGCAGGCGGTGGAGCGCATCCGGCATTTCGTCTCGCGCAACGCCTTCGATATAGAGGGCCTCGGCGAGAAACAGGTGGAGTTCTTCTTCAAATCGGAAGATCCGGCGCTGCATATCGGTACTCCTGCCGATATTTTCACATTGAAGAAACGTCAAGCCGACTCGCTAACCAAGCTCGAAAACATCGATGGTTTTGGCGCAACTTCAGTCAAGAAGCTCTACGACGCGATCGACGACCGGCGCGAAGTTTCGCTGAGCCGCTTTGTTTACGCGCTTGGCATTCGCCATGTGGGTGAGGTCAATGCCAAGCGGCTCGCCCGAGCCTATCGCTCCTATGATGCGCTTGCCAGTGTGGCCATGGCTGCCAACCCCCCCAGAGATAAAGCCGACAAGGGCAATGATGCGTGGCGCGAGCTGAACGAAGTCGAAGGCATCGGTAGCATTGTCGCCGAGGCGCTGGTCGATTTCTATGCCGAGGAGCACAATCGCCACGCTCTCGATGCGCTGCTCGCCGAAGTCACGCCGCTCGATGAGGAAGTCAGAACCGTGAGCCACTCGCCGGTGGCAGGCAAGACCATCGTCTTCACCGGGTCACTCGAGAGGATGTCGCGCGACGAGGCCAAGGCTATGGCCGAACGTTATGGCGCCAAGACGGCGGGTTCCGTCTCCAAGAAAACCGATCTCGTGGTGGCAGGGCCCGGAGCGGGATCGAAACTTGCGCAGGCCCAGACTCTCGGCATTGAAGTCATCGATGAGGATTCCTGGTTTACACTGGTGGGCGCATGAGCGACGTGGTTTTCAAAGGCTTCGGCGAAAAGGCTTTGCCTTTTCTGAAAGCGCTCGATTTTCACCAGAACCGCGAATGGTTTCTGGAGAACAAGGATATATTTGAGGCTCATCTTTATGAACCGCTGGGCGATCTGGTTGAAGATCTGATGGCCCGGTTCGAAAAGGCGGGTCTGCCGTTCCGGGGCGATCGCAAGAAGTCGCAGTTCCGTATCAAGCGCGATGTGCGCTTTTCCAAAGACAAGAGCCCGTATAACCGCCACTTGTCCGCACTTCTTTCGCCAGACGGCACAAAGTGGGCCGAAAGCGGCTGTTTCTATGTCTGCATCGGCCACGAAGATTATCGCGGCTGCTATGCCGCTGTCGCATGGTGGCAGCAAAAACCGGAACTCCTGCTGGCGATGCGCAAGGCCATAGTCGAAAAGCCGGAAAACTATCGCGCCATGGTCAAGGCGCTCAAGAAAAATGGGCTGGCGATGAAAGATACGGACGCATTGAAGCGTACGCCGCGTGGATTTGAATCAGTCACGGATGCTGATTTGATCGAGGCGTTGCGCAACCGGAATTTCGTCGTCCGCTATCCAATCGATCCCGCCGATATCACTTCGCCAAAGCTTGCGGATGATCTTCTTGAATTTGCTGTGAGGGCCAAACCGCTGATCGATTGGGGCAGGGCGATCGAGGGCACTGCAACTGCTTGATCCACCATGCCGTTCACGAAAATGAAATCCCGGTAAAAATCATATTATTAATGTTGACTTTGCTACTCAACTTTTAGTACTGAACATTTGTACAGCGTGAACACACGCTTCATTTGCTCAGCAAGCCACTGACCCACAACGGTATTTTCGTGTGACGTAAGCCAGCCAGGCATTCTCTTTGGGTTTGGGGAACTGGGACATGGCTAAAAAGACTCTGCTCGCGCGCCTTATGTGTGGCGGCGCCGGTACATTGGTGATGGTTGGATTGAGCACTGGCGCATCGATCGCGCAAAACACCACAAACACTGGCGATAATATCGAACTCGAAACAATCGTCGTAAAAGGGGCGCGTCCAAAAGCGGCCGAGGGTGAAAAATCCCGATTGACCACCGTGACTGACCGGCAAGAAATTCAGGAGCGCATGGTCGAGAGTTTCGAGGATCTTGGGCGCCGCGTCGATGCGGGCGTCAATTTCAACACGCAAAACAATAGTATTAACTTGCGGGGCCTCGATGAGAATCGTGTCCTGACGACCGTCGACGGCATACGCGTGCCGTGGCTGACCGACCCCCGCAGCAATGCGGGCGGGCTGAACGCCGTGGATTTTGACGGCCTTTCCGCAATCGACATTACCAAGGGTGCCGATTCCAGCCGCTATGGCTCGGGCGCTTTGGGCGGCGTTGTACAGCTGCAGACGCTCGATCCGGAGGACCTTTTGACGGACGGACGCAATTGGGGTGCTATAACCAAGGGCGTCTATGACAGTGCTGACCAGAGCTGGCGCACGAATGCTGCGGTAGCAGCGCGCGCCAACGATACGGAATTCCTGATCCAGGGCGGATATAGGCAAGGACATGAATTCGAAAACATGGGCGACGTTGGCGGTTATGGCGCAACGCGAACTGAAGCCAATCCATTAGACTTCGACCAAGGCAATTTTCTCGCCAAGATTTATCAGAATGTCGACGGTGGTCATCGGTTTGGCATAACCGGCGAATATTTCAAGCGCGATGCGGATATCGATGACAGGATCGGTTCGACGGCGAGCTACGTTCGAGGAAGTCTCGAATCCGGCGATGATGTCGAGCGCAAGCGGATATCCGCGAGCTACGACTATATATCGCCTGACAAGACCGGCTGGATCGATGAGGCGCATGCCATAGCCTATTGGCAGCAGCAGATCCTCACCAAGACAACAGACGGCGTTCGCGTCCGCGACGGTCGGTCATTTATCATCCGCGGCGACCCATTCTTCTACGGCTATCCCTCCGGCGTCTACACGCGCGATAACGAGCTGAAGCAGGACAGCTACGGCCTCACCGGCAATGTTCTGAAAAGCACCGAGATCGGCAATCTTACACACACATTCCGTGTCGGCGGAGAAATCTACCGCCAGGACCTGCACCAATATTCAGCAGGCGTCGACAATTGTCCCGATGTCGATTGGTCCACGATTCCACAACCGTTCGGTCCGCAATCGTGCCGGATGCTGCATTCCAACTCGTCCGATATGCCAGACGTCGAATCCCTCGCGGTCGGCCTCTATGCCGAGGACGATATCGATGTCCTGAATGGCCGTGTGACAATCACACCCGGCGGACGTTTTGACTGGTATGATCATCGCCCGCAATCGACTGCTGCTTATGAGGCTGGTCCCAATTTCGACGGTACGATACCTTCCGCCAACAGCGACTCGCGCTTCTCTCCCAAGCTCCGCGCAACGTGGCACGCTGCTCCGGACCTCGACTTCTACGCTCAGTGGGCACAGGGGTTCCGCGCTCCAACCGCGCTGGAACTCTTCCAGAATTACGGTGCGCCGGGCTCCTACGCCAGAATCGGCAATCCCGATCTGAAGCCCGAAACCAGCAACGGTTTTGAAATCGGCGCGAAACTCGAAAACGAGACTTATGGATTTGGCGGCAGCATCTTCAACAATTACTACCGCAACTTCATCGAGGAAGTGACGATCGCGCCTCCGGGCGGTGAATTTCCGGTCGGCGGTATTACGGGTTATGCCAATCTCGACCGCGTTCAGATTTATGGCGCGGAACTTCGCGGCCATGTGAACTTTGCCGATCATTGGCGCACCTGGGCCTCCGTCGCATGGACAGTCGGCAAGGACACCGAGAATGACGAATATCTGAACTCGGTGCCGCCGGTTCGTGCGATCGTCGGGCTGGGATATGCGGTGGAAGATTGGGGCAGTGATGTGTCTCTGACCATGGCCTCGCGCCGTGACAAGGTCAGCGACGGCGGTTTCGTTGCCCCCGGCTATGCGCTGGTCGATACTACCCTCTGGTGGGAACCGAAATTCGCCAAGGGAATGAAGCTGCAGGCGGGCATTTTCAATGTCTTCGACACGAAATACTGGAACGCGCTCGATGTGCCGGATTCAATTTCGCCTGCAATCGCAGATCGCTATACGGAAGTTGGCCGCAGCTTCCGTGTTTCGCTGACGCAGAAGTTCTGAGCTATAGCGGCGGATTGCAAATCTCCTGTGCGTGGTTCGACTTGGTGAGCCCCGTCGAACCACGCACAGCACTTCCGCAGATCATCAATTACTCAAGCCACTCGGTTACGAACACCTCGTTGGCGTGGATATCGATTGTCTCCAGTATGCCCGGCCCGAGGTTTTCAAACTTGTGCGGCGTGTTGGCCGGCGAAACGACGATCTGACCTTCATGAGCCTCGATGATTTGATCCCCGACAATAAACCGCGCACGGCCTTTGCGGATGATGAATGTCTCCGTATAGGGATGCTTGTGTAAACGCGGCCCGGCGCCAACCCGCTCCTGATGGTTGAAAATCACCGAGATGTTGGTTCCGTAAGGCTTGCCCGTGACCTCTCCCCGCCAATGCTCGGGATCGGTCGCCCAGACATCGCGTTCTATTATATGCGGCATTTTTGGTCTCCCTTGTCTCGTCGATGCAAAATAATCGTGGCAAAATCACCTGACAAGAACGGATGCATTCCCGATCACTGCAGTGACATTGATGGTATCAATCAACAAATGTGACGTGACAGCCAGATGAAGCTGGCCTAGAGCAGACCAATGGACGAACAAGTATATCAACGGCAATCGGTTCCCGCCGAACCAGGCCGCGCGCGCACCCAGTTCTGGGAAGGCTTCGCCAAAGGCCTGCCCATCATGGTAGCTTCGGCGCCGTTCGGGCTGCTGTTTGGCGCGCTGGCCGTTGACAATGGGTTCACGGTGTTTCAGGCGGTGCTGATGAGCGCCGCGATTTTTGGCGGTGCAAGCCAGATGGTCGGTATCGAACTGTTCGGCCACAATGTCCCTGCCTGGCTGATCGTCTTTTCCATTTTCGCCGTAAATTTCCGCCATGTGCTCTATTCGGCGGCGGTGGGACGGCGCATCGGCCACTTCAAACCGCTCCAGAGCGCTCTCAGCTATTTCCTTTTGACCGATCCTCAATATGCGGAAACCGAGAAGCGCGCAGAATCCGCGAAACCGGTGACCTTCATCTGGTACCTTGGCGTCGCCACGCCGATTTACGTAATGTGGGTCACGGAAGCCTGGATCGGCGGTTTGTTCGGCAATCTGATATCCGACCCGCATGCTCTTGGAATCGATATGCTGCTGCCGATCTATTTTCTCGGTTTGGTCATGGGGTTTCGCAAGCGCGATAACTGGGCGGCGATCGTCATCGCCAGCGCCGTAGTCTCGATCATTGCCTATAAGACGATTGGCTCGCCCTGGCACGTCAGTATTGGCGCCCTTGCTGGTATTCTGATGGCTGTGATTGTCGCTAAACCAGAAAAACCGCAGGGGCAACGCTGATGTCCTCGATAACGTGGATCATAATCGCCGGCGCAGTTCTGACGTTCCTGACGCGTATCGGCGGTCATCTGGTGCTCTCGCGCTTCGAGCGCATCCACCCTCGTGTCGAAGTTGCGCTCAATGCGGTGCCTGCCGCGGTTTTGACGACGCTTGTTGCTCCTGCGGCGGCGGAAGCCGACTGGCGCGGATTGATCGCGCTTGGCTTCGCCGGTCTTGTGGCGCTGCGCTTCAATGCGCTGACCATGTTTCTCGCTGGGGGAGCGGTCATCATCCTGCTGCGGCAGTTCTCCTGACACAAACTAGCTCTCATGGCCGAAAGGCTCGGTCGTGCTGATCAGCCATTCGCGCGCCGGACCATTCGTGTGCGGCAGCAACGCCTCGCGAACCCTCGCGTGATACGCATCCAGCCAAATAAGCTCTTCCCGTATCAACAGACTGGTATCGATCAGCCGTCTGTCGATGGGGCAGAGCGTAATCGTCTCAAAGCCCATCATCGGAATATCGCCACCTTCCGGCACTTCCGGCTCGGTGACGATCAACAGGTTTTCGGTACGGATGCCGTAGGCACCGGGCTTGTAGTAGCCGGGCTCGTTGGAAAGGATCATGCCCGGCAGCAGTTCGTGCACGCCGCGCTTCGATATGCTCTGCGGCCCCTCATGCACAGACAGGAATGAACCCACCCCGTGCCCGGTGCCATGGCCATAATCATATCCCTGTTTCCACAGGGCGATGCGGGCAAGCACGTCGATGTCCATACCGCGTGTTCCCTTCGGAAAGCGCGCAGTCGAAATGGCAATCATGCCCTTGAGCACCAGTGTGAATTTGCGCTTCATATCATCTGAAGGCTTGCCGATCGGCAGCGTGCGGGTGATGTCGGTGGTCCCGTCGCGATATTGGCCGCCGCTGTCGATCAGATAGAGCTCACCGTCCTCCAATGTGCGGTTTGACGCTGTGCTGACACGGTAATGCGCGAAGGCTCCATTCGGTCCAGCACCTGAAATGCTGTCGAACGAAAGATTTTCCAACGGCATCTGGAAGCTCTCCGCCACAGTCTGGCGGGTTTCTTCAAGTTTCGTTGCCGCAATGATCTCATCGATCGTGCCAGGCGCCTGGCTATCGATCCAGGACAGGAAGGATACCATTGCTACGCCATCGCGCTCGTGCGACCTGCGCGCGCCTTCAAGCTCGACCGCGTTCTTGAGTGCGCGCGGCAACCGCGCCGGGTCGAGGCCGTCCACGACTTTCCCGCCGGCTTTTTCGATGATCAGACGCAGCTTTTCTGCCGCCAGCGCCGGATCAAGCATCACGATCTTGCCCTCGGCGGCAAAGCCCGCAACGTCTCCTTCAAGGGTCGACGGTGCGCGCAACGTCGAAAGCTGGGTGAGATAGGCTTCCGTTTCGATCGGCAGCTTGCGCTTGTCGATAAAAAGCAGCGGTTCGCCCGATGCCGGAATCAGCGCGAAGGCGAGGGGAAGGGGTGTATTGCTGACATCATTGCCGCGAATATTGAAAGCCCAGGCAATCGAGGATGGATCCGTGAGGATCGTCGCGTCGGCTTTGGCTTTGGCAACGGCTTCGGCCAGTTCATGCAGCTTCTGGCTTGCCAGCTTGCCTGCATATTTCTCCGGCTGGATCGTGACGGCTTCCAGCGGCGGAGCTGGCTGATCTTCCCAGATCAAGTCGACCAGATTGTCTTTGACCGCAACGAGAGTGCCGCCGTTTTTCTCCAGAGCCTCGCGCAACGATTTGGTTTCGCTGATCGTGTGCAGCCAGGGGTCGAACCCGATGGTCAGCTTCTTCTCGACATTTCGTAGCCACACCGGCGGCGGCGTGTCGACAAGGCTTTCAATGGTGAAAACATCCGGGTCGGTCTGCTCAACCGCCTGCAACGTATAGCGGCCGTCCACGAACAGATAGGCCTTGTATTTCATAATTAGAGCAACGCCTGCAGAGCCAGTAAAACCGGTCAGCCATGCCAGACGGCGGGCCCGGGCAGGCACATATTCGCCCTGGTGTTCATCGGCGCGCGGCACGAGAAAACCGTCGAGGCCAAGGTTTTCGAGTTCGGCGCGCAGCTTGGCGACACGGGGCCCTCCGGTGGTAGGATTGCTTGTGACCTCAAACGACTGGAACATGGGAATCTGGACCTCTTTGGTTAGCGTACGACCCAAAAATCTTTGCGATTTTTTAAACAAGGATCATGGCCAATGATAGGGTCGAAACCTAGCCTCCCGTTTTCGGGCGCGCAATGGAGGAGTGCATTTGGCAACCGATTTAATCGGGGGCTTTGGTTTGGCTGCCCGTCGTTCGATGGGAGATGGCGTTGGTCCCCTAACAACTCCGCTTGATGGAGAAAAGCTCGTCTTGAGGGGGCTTACAGCTCAAGTGGAAAAGCCGTTGGTTCCCAATAGTCTGTCAGGCCAAGGGTTTCGATCGAGCTCGCCTGCTGCTTGCGCAGAAAAGTGACAAGGGCCCCCCGGTCTCGTTTCTTCAGGAGTTCGTAGTATGTCGGCAAATGATCCACCCAGCCCTTGGCAATGCCCACATCAACAAGGCGAATCGCCTCGTCGAGATCGCCTTTCGCTATGGCGATATGGACCATAAGGGTAAAATCGAAGGAAAAGGTAAGAATATATTCCTATAATCGATCAAGACTGTCAATTGGAATGTGGGAATACACTTCGAAAAGGTTCTAGTGCGTTGCGTTAGCCTTCAGATGCAGCGTAACCCAGCCCTCGCGGCGCAATGTCTTCATATGAAACAGGCCCTGCACGCGGTAGGCGGCGAGGACCTTCTCCCGTTGCGCTTCGAGAATACCCGAGAGGATGAGCGAACCACCCCAGGCGAGGTGTTTGCACATTTCAGGAGCGAGCTGCATCAACGGCCGTGCAAGGATGTTTGCGACGATGAGATCGAAGGGCGCGGCGGCGCGTATTGCCGGATGATGAAACCCCGTTGCGGTTTCGGTCTGTATCCGGGCGGCAACGCCGTTCTTCACCACATTCTCCTGCGCCACGGCGACCGCGACCGGATCGATATCCGTTGCCAGAATCCGGATAGGCGCAAGCTTGGCGATGCCGATGGCAAGCACAGCGCTTCCCGTTCCAAGGTCAAGCGCATTGCGCGGATGTTCGCGCCGGATCACTTGGCTGATCATGTCGAGACAGCCGGAAGTGGTGCCGTGGTGGCCAGTACCGAATGCTTGTCCAGCATCGATTTCGATACCGAGTTCATTGACGCGGCGTTTTTCGCGATCATGCGAGCCATGCACGAAGAAGCGACCCGCGCGTACCGGCTTCAACCCTTCCAGCGAATGCGCGACCCAATCGATGTCCGGCACCTGCTCACGCTTCAATTCGAGGCCGAAGGTGTCGCTGCCCGGAGCAATTCCAGGCAAAGTGCCAAGCGGTTTTCCGTCTGGAATTGCGACAAAACCAAGAG
This is a stretch of genomic DNA from Phyllobacterium zundukense. It encodes these proteins:
- a CDS encoding DUF2461 domain-containing protein — its product is MSDVVFKGFGEKALPFLKALDFHQNREWFLENKDIFEAHLYEPLGDLVEDLMARFEKAGLPFRGDRKKSQFRIKRDVRFSKDKSPYNRHLSALLSPDGTKWAESGCFYVCIGHEDYRGCYAAVAWWQQKPELLLAMRKAIVEKPENYRAMVKALKKNGLAMKDTDALKRTPRGFESVTDADLIEALRNRNFVVRYPIDPADITSPKLADDLLEFAVRAKPLIDWGRAIEGTATA
- a CDS encoding TonB-dependent hemoglobin/transferrin/lactoferrin family receptor, whose amino-acid sequence is MAKKTLLARLMCGGAGTLVMVGLSTGASIAQNTTNTGDNIELETIVVKGARPKAAEGEKSRLTTVTDRQEIQERMVESFEDLGRRVDAGVNFNTQNNSINLRGLDENRVLTTVDGIRVPWLTDPRSNAGGLNAVDFDGLSAIDITKGADSSRYGSGALGGVVQLQTLDPEDLLTDGRNWGAITKGVYDSADQSWRTNAAVAARANDTEFLIQGGYRQGHEFENMGDVGGYGATRTEANPLDFDQGNFLAKIYQNVDGGHRFGITGEYFKRDADIDDRIGSTASYVRGSLESGDDVERKRISASYDYISPDKTGWIDEAHAIAYWQQQILTKTTDGVRVRDGRSFIIRGDPFFYGYPSGVYTRDNELKQDSYGLTGNVLKSTEIGNLTHTFRVGGEIYRQDLHQYSAGVDNCPDVDWSTIPQPFGPQSCRMLHSNSSDMPDVESLAVGLYAEDDIDVLNGRVTITPGGRFDWYDHRPQSTAAYEAGPNFDGTIPSANSDSRFSPKLRATWHAAPDLDFYAQWAQGFRAPTALELFQNYGAPGSYARIGNPDLKPETSNGFEIGAKLENETYGFGGSIFNNYYRNFIEEVTIAPPGGEFPVGGITGYANLDRVQIYGAELRGHVNFADHWRTWASVAWTVGKDTENDEYLNSVPPVRAIVGLGYAVEDWGSDVSLTMASRRDKVSDGGFVAPGYALVDTTLWWEPKFAKGMKLQAGIFNVFDTKYWNALDVPDSISPAIADRYTEVGRSFRVSLTQKF
- a CDS encoding cupin domain-containing protein, with translation MPHIIERDVWATDPEHWRGEVTGKPYGTNISVIFNHQERVGAGPRLHKHPYTETFIIRKGRARFIVGDQIIEAHEGQIVVSPANTPHKFENLGPGILETIDIHANEVFVTEWLE
- a CDS encoding AzlC family ABC transporter permease, yielding MDEQVYQRQSVPAEPGRARTQFWEGFAKGLPIMVASAPFGLLFGALAVDNGFTVFQAVLMSAAIFGGASQMVGIELFGHNVPAWLIVFSIFAVNFRHVLYSAAVGRRIGHFKPLQSALSYFLLTDPQYAETEKRAESAKPVTFIWYLGVATPIYVMWVTEAWIGGLFGNLISDPHALGIDMLLPIYFLGLVMGFRKRDNWAAIVIASAVVSIIAYKTIGSPWHVSIGALAGILMAVIVAKPEKPQGQR
- a CDS encoding AzlD family protein; this translates as MSSITWIIIAGAVLTFLTRIGGHLVLSRFERIHPRVEVALNAVPAAVLTTLVAPAAAEADWRGLIALGFAGLVALRFNALTMFLAGGAVIILLRQFS
- a CDS encoding aminopeptidase P family protein, giving the protein MFQSFEVTSNPTTGGPRVAKLRAELENLGLDGFLVPRADEHQGEYVPARARRLAWLTGFTGSAGVALIMKYKAYLFVDGRYTLQAVEQTDPDVFTIESLVDTPPPVWLRNVEKKLTIGFDPWLHTISETKSLREALEKNGGTLVAVKDNLVDLIWEDQPAPPLEAVTIQPEKYAGKLASQKLHELAEAVAKAKADATILTDPSSIAWAFNIRGNDVSNTPLPLAFALIPASGEPLLFIDKRKLPIETEAYLTQLSTLRAPSTLEGDVAGFAAEGKIVMLDPALAAEKLRLIIEKAGGKVVDGLDPARLPRALKNAVELEGARRSHERDGVAMVSFLSWIDSQAPGTIDEIIAATKLEETRQTVAESFQMPLENLSFDSISGAGPNGAFAHYRVSTASNRTLEDGELYLIDSGGQYRDGTTDITRTLPIGKPSDDMKRKFTLVLKGMIAISTARFPKGTRGMDIDVLARIALWKQGYDYGHGTGHGVGSFLSVHEGPQSISKRGVHELLPGMILSNEPGYYKPGAYGIRTENLLIVTEPEVPEGGDIPMMGFETITLCPIDRRLIDTSLLIREELIWLDAYHARVREALLPHTNGPAREWLISTTEPFGHES
- a CDS encoding 50S ribosomal protein L11 methyltransferase; the encoded protein is MTTQTRLFVTAGKIEAERIFTKLEREFEEDGLPVSNAEIDEDREIFEVSVYTFEPDEIELRIRDVLSLGFVAIPDGKPLGTLPGIAPGSDTFGLELKREQVPDIDWVAHSLEGLKPVRAGRFFVHGSHDREKRRVNELGIEIDAGQAFGTGHHGTTSGCLDMISQVIRREHPRNALDLGTGSAVLAIGIAKLAPIRILATDIDPVAVAVAQENVVKNGVAARIQTETATGFHHPAIRAAAPFDLIVANILARPLMQLAPEMCKHLAWGGSLILSGILEAQREKVLAAYRVQGLFHMKTLRREGWVTLHLKANATH